The Microbacterium sp. Nx66 genome contains a region encoding:
- a CDS encoding CitMHS family transporter produces the protein MFHASTALIAAAEEAPTYDVAFVPPEGVLVILGFTMVLVFMTLIMTKRLTPMVALILVPTVFGLFAGAGLGLGDMILDSIGTMAPTAALLMFAIMFFGIMIDVGLFDPLIRLITRLLGDDPAKVVLGTAILAGAVSLDGDGSTTFIITTSAMLPIYLRLGMSPVVLTCVAGLMNGTLNIVPWGGPTVRAATALGVQPTEIFVPMLPALGAGIVVTLGFAWLLGLGERRRLGRIDADGRLTGADGGVLASVPRIFRGAELKPGARASLRTGNLVVVAGGHAPVAAGSVDPADTAMADTMLDPARPTLRPRLIWFNLLLTVAVMVLLVVDILPLPYVFMVGAGVALVVNFRGIKDQAAEIVAHAPSIVGVVSMVIAAGVLVGVLSGTGMVDAMATWITTVLPPALGPFLAPITGVLSIPFTFFMSNDAFYFGILPVLAQSAANFGIDPVEMARASITGQPVHLQSPLVPAILLLVSLAGVNLGDHHRKVLWRAVIVSLVMLGIGILVGAVPFFVAQ, from the coding sequence ATGTTCCACGCATCGACCGCGCTGATCGCTGCCGCCGAGGAGGCACCCACCTACGACGTGGCCTTCGTGCCGCCGGAGGGGGTGCTCGTCATCCTCGGCTTCACGATGGTCCTCGTGTTCATGACGCTGATCATGACCAAGCGCCTCACGCCCATGGTGGCGCTGATCCTGGTGCCCACCGTCTTCGGGCTGTTCGCGGGGGCGGGTCTCGGCCTGGGCGACATGATCCTCGACTCGATCGGCACCATGGCGCCCACGGCGGCGCTGCTGATGTTCGCCATCATGTTCTTCGGCATCATGATCGACGTCGGCCTCTTCGACCCGCTCATCCGGTTGATCACGCGGTTGCTCGGCGATGACCCGGCGAAGGTGGTGCTCGGGACCGCGATCCTCGCCGGCGCCGTGTCCCTCGACGGCGACGGCTCGACGACCTTCATCATCACGACCTCCGCGATGCTGCCCATCTACCTGCGCCTCGGCATGAGCCCCGTCGTCCTCACCTGCGTCGCCGGCCTCATGAACGGCACGCTCAACATCGTCCCCTGGGGCGGACCGACCGTGCGCGCCGCGACCGCGCTCGGCGTGCAGCCGACGGAGATCTTCGTGCCGATGCTTCCCGCGCTGGGCGCGGGCATCGTCGTGACGCTCGGCTTCGCCTGGCTGCTCGGCCTGGGGGAGCGGCGTCGTCTGGGGCGGATCGATGCGGACGGGCGGCTCACCGGAGCCGACGGCGGTGTGCTCGCCTCTGTGCCCCGCATCTTCCGCGGCGCCGAGCTCAAGCCGGGCGCGCGCGCCTCGCTGCGCACCGGCAACCTCGTCGTCGTCGCCGGCGGGCACGCCCCGGTCGCGGCCGGGAGCGTCGACCCCGCGGACACGGCGATGGCCGACACCATGCTCGATCCGGCCCGCCCCACCCTGCGCCCGCGGCTGATCTGGTTCAACCTCCTGCTGACCGTCGCCGTCATGGTGCTCCTTGTCGTCGACATCCTTCCGCTGCCCTACGTGTTCATGGTCGGGGCCGGCGTCGCCCTCGTCGTCAACTTCCGCGGCATCAAGGATCAGGCGGCGGAGATCGTCGCGCACGCCCCGAGCATCGTCGGCGTCGTATCGATGGTCATCGCGGCCGGCGTCCTCGTGGGAGTCCTCTCCGGCACCGGAATGGTCGACGCGATGGCGACCTGGATCACCACCGTGCTGCCACCCGCGCTCGGACCGTTCCTCGCCCCGATCACGGGTGTGCTGTCCATCCCGTTCACGTTCTTCATGTCGAACGACGCCTTCTACTTCGGCATCCTCCCCGTGCTCGCACAGAGCGCCGCGAACTTCGGCATCGATCCGGTCGAGATGGCCAGAGCCTCGATCACCGGGCAGCCGGTGCACCTGCAGAGTCCGCTGGTCCCCGCGATCCTGCTGCTGGTCTCGCTCGCCGGGGTGAACCTCGGAGACCACCACCGGAAGGTGCTGTGGCGCGCGGTCATCGTGTCGCTCGTGATGCTGGGGATCGGCATCCTGGTCGGCGCCGTCCCGTTCTTCGTCGCGCAGTGA
- the cysK gene encoding cysteine synthase A, translating to MSGIHPDITTAFGNTPLVRLNRVTEGLGATVLAKLEYYNPASSVKDRIGIAMINAAEAAGELSPGGTIVESTSGNTGIALAMVGAARGYRVILTMPASMSKERRVLLKAFGAEIVLTDPTKGMKGAIEEVKRIVDETPGAVWIRQFENAANPQIHRETTAQEILRDTDGAVDIFIAGVGTGGTVTGTGQALKAAKPEVQVIAVEPKDSPVLTEGHPGPHKIQGIGPNFVPDVLDREVLDEIITAEFEDSLHVARELAAKEGLLVGMSSGAAVSAALAVAARPENAGKTIVVIIPDTGERYLSTALFEDLRED from the coding sequence ATGTCCGGCATCCACCCCGACATCACCACCGCTTTCGGCAACACGCCGCTCGTCCGCCTCAACCGCGTGACCGAGGGCCTCGGCGCCACCGTGCTCGCCAAGCTCGAGTACTACAACCCTGCGTCCAGCGTGAAGGACCGCATCGGCATCGCCATGATCAATGCGGCGGAGGCCGCGGGTGAGCTCTCCCCCGGCGGCACCATCGTGGAGTCCACGAGCGGCAACACCGGCATCGCCCTCGCCATGGTCGGCGCCGCCCGCGGCTACCGTGTCATCCTCACGATGCCCGCCTCGATGTCGAAGGAGCGCCGTGTGCTGCTCAAGGCGTTCGGCGCGGAGATCGTCCTCACCGACCCCACCAAGGGCATGAAGGGCGCGATCGAGGAGGTCAAGCGCATCGTCGACGAGACCCCTGGCGCGGTCTGGATCCGCCAGTTCGAGAACGCGGCGAATCCGCAGATCCACCGCGAGACCACGGCGCAGGAGATCCTCCGGGACACCGACGGCGCGGTCGACATCTTCATCGCCGGCGTCGGCACGGGCGGGACGGTCACCGGCACAGGCCAGGCGCTGAAGGCGGCGAAACCCGAGGTCCAGGTCATCGCCGTCGAGCCGAAGGACTCCCCCGTCCTCACCGAGGGGCACCCCGGACCGCACAAGATCCAGGGCATCGGCCCGAACTTCGTGCCCGACGTGCTCGACCGCGAGGTGCTCGACGAGATCATCACGGCGGAGTTCGAGGACTCGCTGCACGTGGCCCGCGAGCTCGCGGCGAAGGAGGGTCTGCTGGTCGGCATGTCCTCCGGTGCCGCCGTGTCGGCGGCCCTGGCCGTCGCCGCGCGCCCGGAGAACGCCGGCAAGACCATCGTCGTGATCATCCCGGACACCGGCGAGCGGTACCTCTCCACCGCCCTGTTCGAGGACCTGCGCGAGGACTGA
- the epsC gene encoding serine O-acetyltransferase EpsC, which translates to MGMIGRMREDIAAARLRDPAARTAIEVALLYPGLHAIWAHRVSHALWQRRLRLLARAGSQISRWLTGVEIHPGARIGRRFFIDHGMGVVIGETAEIGDDVLMYHGVTLGGRTRDIGKRHPTLQDGVAVGAGAKILGAVTVGARSVVGANAVVTKDAPADSVLVGVPAKPRQRTAGEDTRALLTAPDYSI; encoded by the coding sequence ATGGGCATGATCGGGCGAATGCGCGAGGACATCGCCGCCGCGCGCCTTCGCGATCCGGCCGCGCGCACGGCGATCGAGGTGGCACTGCTCTACCCCGGCCTGCACGCGATCTGGGCGCACCGCGTCTCGCACGCGCTGTGGCAGCGGCGCCTCCGGCTCCTCGCGCGCGCCGGGTCGCAGATCTCCCGGTGGCTGACCGGCGTCGAGATCCACCCCGGAGCCCGGATCGGCCGGCGCTTCTTCATCGACCACGGCATGGGCGTCGTCATCGGCGAGACAGCGGAGATCGGCGATGACGTGCTGATGTACCACGGCGTGACGCTCGGGGGCCGGACACGGGACATCGGCAAGCGGCACCCCACCCTGCAGGACGGCGTCGCCGTGGGCGCAGGGGCGAAGATCCTCGGCGCCGTCACGGTCGGAGCCCGTTCCGTCGTGGGCGCCAACGCCGTGGTCACCAAGGACGCACCCGCCGACAGCGTGCTCGTCGGCGTTCCCGCGAAGCCGCGCCAGCGGACCGCCGGAGAGGACACCAGGGCCCTGCTGACCGCCCCGGACTACTCCATCTGA